The [Eubacterium] siraeum genome contains a region encoding:
- the argF gene encoding ornithine carbamoyltransferase, producing the protein MKHLLKMMDLSTEEIIEILNLADQLKYELKHGIPHDHLKGKTLGMIFRKASTRTRVSFETGMYQLGGNPLYLSASDMQIGRGEPIQDTARVLSRYIDGIMIRTFDQAEVENLAEYGNIPIINGLTDLSHPCQVLADLMTIREYKGKLDGLKMCYIGDGNNMANSLIVGGLKTGMSVSVACPENYHPAATTLAFAKKYDCFELTDDPIKAAKDADVIFTDVWASMGQEGEAEIRKKAFKGFQINDEVMAVAKPDAMVQHCLPAHREEEITAKVFEEHANEIFDEAENRLHAQKAVMVLLMGNKD; encoded by the coding sequence ATGAAACATTTACTTAAGATGATGGATCTCAGCACAGAGGAAATCATTGAGATCCTCAATCTCGCAGATCAGCTCAAGTATGAGCTTAAGCACGGCATCCCTCACGATCATTTAAAGGGTAAGACGCTCGGTATGATCTTCCGCAAGGCTTCTACAAGAACAAGAGTTTCTTTTGAAACAGGTATGTATCAGCTCGGAGGCAATCCCCTTTACCTTTCAGCAAGCGATATGCAGATAGGCAGAGGCGAGCCTATACAGGATACCGCAAGAGTTTTATCACGCTACATTGACGGTATTATGATAAGAACATTCGATCAGGCAGAGGTTGAAAATCTTGCGGAATACGGCAATATCCCGATAATCAACGGCCTTACGGACCTTTCTCATCCTTGTCAGGTGCTTGCTGATCTTATGACAATCCGTGAGTACAAGGGTAAGCTTGACGGTCTTAAGATGTGCTACATAGGTGACGGCAACAATATGGCAAACTCGCTCATTGTAGGCGGCTTAAAGACGGGTATGAGTGTATCTGTTGCTTGCCCTGAGAACTACCACCCTGCCGCTACAACACTTGCGTTTGCTAAGAAGTATGACTGCTTTGAACTGACAGACGATCCGATAAAGGCCGCAAAGGACGCAGACGTTATCTTCACAGACGTATGGGCATCTATGGGTCAGGAAGGCGAAGCTGAGATCAGAAAGAAAGCATTCAAAGGCTTCCAGATAAACGATGAGGTTATGGCTGTCGCTAAGCCCGACGCTATGGTACAGCACTGCCTGCCCGCACACAGAGAAGAAGAAATTACAGCCAAGGTATTCGAAGAACACGCAAACGAAATCTTTGACGAGGCTGAAAACAGACTCCACGCACAGAAGGCAGTAATGGTACTGCTTATGGGCAATAAGGATTGA
- the argB gene encoding acetylglutamate kinase, translated as MELENEKRASILSDALPYIQQYSNKVVVVKYGGNAMTNDKLKQAVMSDLVLLSLCGIKIVLVHGGGPEINAMLKKVGKESKFVNGLRYTDEETINIVQMVLCGKVNKDLVDLLYSHKGRAVGLCGLDDHMIEAEQLDPDLGLVGEITQVNVSLINDVLEKGYIPVISTVAAGKDGTVYNINADTAAARIAAEMKSENLILMTDIKGLLEDKDDDSTLIHTVGVSEVPYLKKQGIISGGMIPKIDCCVEAVRRGVKKANIIDGRIPHSILIELLTNEGAGTMII; from the coding sequence ATGGAACTTGAAAACGAAAAGAGAGCAAGTATACTCAGCGACGCACTTCCTTATATACAGCAGTATTCAAACAAGGTAGTAGTAGTCAAGTACGGCGGTAACGCAATGACAAACGATAAGCTGAAGCAGGCGGTAATGTCTGACCTTGTTCTGCTGTCGCTCTGCGGTATCAAGATAGTGCTTGTACACGGCGGCGGACCCGAAATAAACGCAATGCTGAAAAAAGTCGGCAAGGAGAGCAAGTTTGTAAACGGCCTTCGTTACACCGATGAAGAAACGATAAACATCGTTCAGATGGTGCTTTGCGGTAAGGTAAACAAGGATCTTGTCGATCTGCTTTACAGCCACAAGGGCAGAGCGGTAGGTCTTTGCGGTCTTGACGACCATATGATAGAGGCAGAACAGCTTGACCCGGATTTAGGTCTTGTAGGCGAGATTACTCAGGTAAACGTAAGCCTTATAAACGATGTTCTCGAAAAGGGCTATATCCCTGTAATTTCGACCGTTGCGGCAGGCAAGGACGGTACTGTTTACAATATAAATGCAGATACGGCGGCGGCAAGAATTGCGGCTGAGATGAAATCCGAGAACCTTATCCTTATGACAGATATAAAGGGACTTCTTGAGGATAAGGACGATGACAGCACGCTTATACATACTGTCGGAGTTTCAGAAGTGCCTTATCTCAAAAAGCAGGGCATAATCTCAGGCGGTATGATACCTAAGATAGATTGCTGTGTCGAGGCTGTCCGCAGAGGCGTAAAGAAAGCAAATATCATTGACGGCAGAATACCTCATTCAATACTTATAGAGCTGCTTACAAACGAGGGCGCAGGTACTATGATTATCTGA
- a CDS encoding aspartate aminotransferase family protein encodes MQAERTDMNTIDKFNSHIMGSYGRLNVVLDKGEDDKAVDENGKTYIDFGSGIGTNSLGYCNKEWADAVCEQVRSIQHTSNYYYTKVQAEFAERLSEAAGMKNMFLCNSGAEANECAIKIARKYSFDKYGKGRHNIITLVNSFHGRTLCTLSATGQDVFHNYFFPFVDGFINVEANNIEDLKAKLDDTVCAVMFEYIQGEGGVVPLRQKFVDAIFELCAERDVLTISDEVQTGVGRTGKFLAGDNFGKKADIITLAKGIAGGIPMGACLSGDKCAGVLTPGTHGSTFGGNPIACAGAIEVLKKAADPIFLSQVADKGRYIAEKLKEIPEVESVTGMGLMIGIKLKTKNAKDILNAALEHGLLILTAKEKLRLLPPLTISYEDIDRGLEILAELLK; translated from the coding sequence ATGCAGGCGGAAAGGACAGATATGAATACTATAGACAAATTCAATTCTCATATAATGGGATCATACGGCAGGCTGAATGTTGTTCTTGACAAGGGCGAGGATGACAAGGCAGTTGACGAAAACGGCAAGACGTATATAGATTTCGGCAGCGGTATCGGCACAAACTCGCTCGGCTACTGCAACAAGGAATGGGCTGATGCAGTGTGTGAACAGGTACGCAGTATACAGCATACCTCAAATTATTATTACACAAAGGTTCAGGCTGAGTTTGCCGAGAGATTATCGGAAGCGGCAGGAATGAAGAATATGTTCCTTTGCAACAGCGGTGCTGAGGCAAACGAATGTGCTATCAAGATAGCAAGAAAGTACAGCTTCGACAAATACGGCAAGGGCAGACACAACATAATCACACTTGTAAACTCATTCCACGGCAGAACGCTCTGCACGCTGTCGGCTACGGGACAGGACGTGTTCCACAACTACTTCTTCCCGTTTGTTGACGGATTTATAAATGTTGAAGCGAATAATATAGAGGATCTTAAGGCAAAGCTCGATGATACGGTATGCGCCGTAATGTTTGAGTACATACAGGGCGAGGGCGGTGTTGTGCCGCTCCGGCAGAAGTTCGTTGACGCAATATTTGAGCTTTGCGCCGAGCGTGATGTGCTGACGATCTCGGACGAAGTACAGACGGGCGTCGGCAGAACGGGTAAATTCCTTGCAGGCGATAATTTCGGAAAGAAAGCCGATATAATAACGCTTGCAAAGGGCATAGCAGGCGGTATCCCGATGGGTGCGTGCCTCAGCGGCGACAAGTGCGCAGGTGTACTTACTCCCGGAACACACGGTTCGACATTCGGCGGAAATCCTATCGCTTGTGCAGGCGCAATTGAGGTGCTGAAGAAAGCGGCAGATCCGATTTTCTTGTCGCAGGTTGCAGATAAGGGAAGATATATAGCCGAAAAGCTGAAAGAGATACCAGAGGTCGAATCGGTTACAGGTATGGGTCTTATGATTGGCATAAAGCTAAAGACCAAGAATGCAAAGGATATACTGAATGCCGCTCTTGAACACGGACTTCTTATCCTTACCGCAAAGGAAAAGTTAAGACTTCTTCCTCCGCTCACTATCTCTTATGAGGATATTGACAGAGGTCTTGAAATACTCGCAGAACTTTTAAAATAA
- a CDS encoding cation diffusion facilitator family transporter translates to MTNLLIKLFVKDSKNTSDPTVRKRYGYLGAFTGIVLNILLFLGKLIAGILSGGISVIADAFNNLSDAGSSIMTFVGFKMAGMPADSEHPYGHGRMEYVSGIIISFIIMMMGFELGKSSVEKIFSPEKSEFSILAVSVLGASLLVKLWMALFNTKLGRKIDSATMKAAAADSLSDCISTSVVIICMFIQLFSGFELDSYAGIIVALFILYTGFNTFKESLTPLLGTKPKKELVEEIENTVMNYDGIVGVHDLMVHDYGVGRMVISLHAEISSKTDIMLAHELIDLIEDDLREKYRCSVTIHMDPVVVDDKKADEVKKVVLDIIKNIDSSLTIHDFRITDGVSRINVIFDLVTPFGFRYKDGELALMIKNAIAEKDGRLNAVITVERSMC, encoded by the coding sequence ATGACTAATCTGCTTATAAAACTGTTCGTAAAGGACAGCAAAAATACATCCGATCCCACTGTCAGAAAGCGTTACGGGTATCTCGGAGCATTTACCGGTATCGTACTTAACATACTTTTGTTTCTCGGAAAGCTGATTGCAGGTATATTATCAGGCGGTATCTCCGTAATCGCTGACGCATTCAATAACCTTTCAGACGCAGGCTCATCAATAATGACCTTTGTCGGCTTTAAAATGGCAGGAATGCCTGCAGACAGCGAACACCCATACGGTCACGGCAGAATGGAGTATGTTTCGGGCATAATAATTTCTTTTATCATAATGATGATGGGCTTTGAGCTTGGTAAAAGCTCGGTCGAAAAAATCTTCTCGCCCGAAAAGTCGGAGTTCAGCATACTTGCCGTATCGGTGCTTGGAGCGTCGCTTCTTGTGAAGCTGTGGATGGCACTGTTCAACACAAAGCTCGGTCGGAAAATAGACAGCGCCACAATGAAGGCCGCAGCGGCAGATTCGCTGTCCGACTGCATTTCTACATCGGTAGTAATCATCTGTATGTTCATACAGCTGTTCAGCGGTTTTGAACTTGATTCATACGCAGGTATCATTGTTGCGCTTTTTATCCTCTATACAGGCTTCAACACATTCAAGGAAAGCCTCACTCCACTGCTTGGCACAAAGCCTAAAAAGGAACTGGTGGAGGAGATTGAAAACACTGTAATGAACTATGACGGAATAGTCGGCGTACACGATCTTATGGTGCATGATTACGGCGTAGGCAGAATGGTAATATCGCTCCATGCCGAAATAAGCAGTAAAACAGATATAATGCTTGCACACGAACTTATAGATCTTATAGAGGACGATCTCAGGGAAAAGTACAGATGCAGTGTTACGATACATATGGATCCTGTCGTTGTGGATGACAAGAAAGCGGACGAGGTAAAAAAGGTGGTTCTTGATATAATAAAAAATATCGACAGCAGCCTTACTATCCACGATTTCCGTATTACTGACGGTGTTTCAAGGATAAATGTAATTTTCGATCTCGTAACGCCTTTCGGCTTCAGATATAAGGACGGGGAGCTTGCTCTTATGATAAAGAACGCAATTGCGGAAAAGGACGGCAGGCTCAATGCCGTAATCACCGTTGAACGTTCAATGTGCTGA
- the argJ gene encoding bifunctional ornithine acetyltransferase/N-acetylglutamate synthase — translation MVEFDNYKLVDKGVCAAKGFKAGGINVGIKPGSKKRDLAVISCDTKCTAAAIYTQNKVKGAPIIVTKEHLKNGIAQAVIVNSGNANTCNSNGIEIAEQMCELCANELGIDKNDMIVGSTGVIGQKLSIDPVKNNIKTLVDSISEDGSSLACEAIMTTDTRKKELAVEFTLDGKTCHIGGISKGSGMINPNMATMLAFITTDVKINAELLHKALKRTADITYNMVSVDGDTSTNDTLCIMASGLAGNKEITAEDKDYEVFINGLYAVMMNLARETARDGEGATKLMECVVDHAPTEAVAKSVALSVINSSLLKAAIFAADANWGRILCAIGYAEGDFDISKVEVVLSSSKGSVKVCENGAGVDFSEDEAFKILSEDEIVIRIDMHDGADKSVAWGCDLTYEYVKINAEYRS, via the coding sequence ATGGTTGAATTTGATAATTATAAATTAGTGGATAAGGGTGTATGCGCCGCAAAAGGCTTTAAGGCGGGCGGTATCAATGTCGGCATAAAGCCCGGCTCGAAAAAGCGTGACCTTGCTGTGATAAGCTGTGACACAAAGTGCACTGCGGCGGCAATCTACACACAGAACAAGGTGAAGGGTGCGCCGATAATCGTTACAAAGGAGCACCTCAAGAACGGTATCGCTCAGGCGGTTATCGTAAACAGCGGTAACGCAAACACCTGTAACTCAAACGGTATTGAGATCGCAGAGCAGATGTGCGAGCTTTGCGCAAACGAACTCGGTATTGATAAGAATGATATGATAGTAGGCTCTACAGGCGTTATCGGACAGAAGCTGTCAATCGACCCTGTGAAGAACAATATCAAGACGCTTGTAGACAGCATAAGCGAGGACGGAAGCTCGCTTGCGTGCGAGGCGATAATGACGACCGATACACGCAAAAAGGAGCTTGCGGTAGAGTTTACGCTTGACGGCAAGACCTGTCACATCGGCGGTATCAGCAAGGGCAGCGGTATGATAAATCCCAATATGGCTACAATGCTTGCTTTTATCACAACCGATGTAAAGATAAATGCGGAGCTTCTGCATAAGGCACTGAAAAGGACAGCCGATATAACTTACAATATGGTAAGCGTGGATGGTGATACATCCACAAACGATACACTGTGCATAATGGCGTCGGGACTTGCAGGAAACAAGGAAATAACGGCTGAGGACAAGGATTATGAAGTGTTCATAAACGGTCTTTACGCTGTAATGATGAATCTTGCAAGAGAAACCGCCCGTGACGGCGAGGGTGCAACGAAGCTGATGGAATGCGTTGTTGACCACGCACCTACAGAAGCTGTTGCAAAGAGCGTTGCACTGTCTGTTATAAACAGCAGTCTTTTAAAGGCGGCTATATTTGCGGCAGACGCCAACTGGGGACGTATTCTCTGTGCGATAGGTTATGCCGAGGGCGATTTTGATATTTCGAAGGTCGAGGTCGTTCTGTCATCTTCAAAGGGCAGTGTAAAGGTCTGCGAGAACGGCGCAGGTGTTGACTTCTCGGAGGACGAAGCATTCAAGATTCTTTCAGAAGATGAAATTGTTATCAGGATTGATATGCACGACGGTGCCGATAAATCGGTAGCGTGGGGCTGCGATCTGACTTATGAATATGTAAAGATAAACGCAGAATACAGAAGCTGA